The Anopheles coluzzii chromosome 2, AcolN3, whole genome shotgun sequence genome window below encodes:
- the LOC120950801 gene encoding sorting nexin-27 isoform X2 has protein sequence MQRSMFSSYCAENTDDIFVPTHLTVLCCESSDEEESRFAAGVRKRCGRRVPIPTISSLVAERSNHVNVEGATHKQVVDLIKSGGDTLTLTVISVTQQEAERLEPTEDPGGYSYIDYSEKRSLPISIPDYNIIHRGNERYVVFNIHMAGRQLCSRRYREFSNLHQQLKKEFSGFSFPKMPGKWPFQLNEQQLDARRRGLEQYLEKVCAVRVIAESDAVQEFLTDTVDDLAASPVDIKIMLPDHAVVTVSVRKSANAQLVWEQLVQRANLTSYTQQYFYLFEIVEYNFERKLQPHEIPHQLYVQNYSTASSTCLCVRRWLFSIEREMSLPAGEQAAKFIFYQAVDEVNRSNIRADGRLYELKALQDSKKADEYLALARTLPGYGDIVFPHCACDSRKEGHVVPAVGMKSFRLHACREDGALEAQTVELQWATISRWESDEESMAFCFQYSRSDKPPRWVKVFTPYHAFLADCFDRIMEERAWDDTGE, from the exons ATGCAGCGAAGTATGTTTTCTTCGTACTGCGCGGAAAATACTGATGACATTTTCGTTCCGACACATTTGACTGTCCTGTGCTGCGAAAGCAGCGATGAAGAGGAAAGCAGATTTGCAGCTGGTGTCAGAAAACGTTGCGGAAGACGTGTTCCTATTCCTACTATCAGCAGTCTAGTTGCAGAGCGAAG CAATCATGTGAACGTGGAAGGTGCTACTCACAAGCAGGTGGTGGATCTCATCAAATCCGGTGGCGATACTCTAACGTTGACCGTCATATCAGTCACACAGCAA GAGGCGGAACGTCTTGAACCGACGGAAGACCCCGGCGGATATTCATACATCGACTATTCGGAAAAACGTAGCCTGCCCATTAGTATTCCGGATTACAACATCATTCATCGTGGGAACGAGCGATACGTTGTTTTCAATATCCATATGGCTGGTCGGCAGTTGTGCTCACGACGGTATCGCGAATTCTCAAACCTACATCAACAGCTAAAGAAGGAATTTTCCGGCTTCAGCTTTCCCAAAATGCCCGGCAAGTGGCCGTTCCAGCTAAACGAGCAGCAACTGGACGCCCGCCGACGTGGGCTGGAGCAGTATTTGGAAAAAGTCTGCGCCGTACGGGTGATTGCGGAAAGTGACGCAGTCCAAGAATTTCTCACCGACACTGTAGATGATCTGGCAGCGTCACCAGTCGATATTAAAATAATGCTACCCGATCATGCCGTTGTAACGGTGTCGGTGCGAAAGTCGGCGAATGCACAGCTCGTGTGGGAGCAGCTGGTGCAGCGAGCCAATCTGACCTCTTACACTCAGCAATATTTTTACCTTTTCGAAATTGTCGAGTACAATTTTGAGCGTAAGTTACAACCCCACGAAATTCCTCATCAGTTGTACGTGCAAAACTACAGTACGGCTTCCAGCACGTGTCTTTGCGTAAGGCGATGGCTGTTTTCTATAGAGCGAGAAATGTCGCTTCCTGCCGGCGAGCAGGCAGCGAAGTTCATTTTCTATCAG GCCGTCGATGAGGTGAATCGCAGCAATATTCGTGCAGATGGACGTTTGTATGAGCTGAAAGCGCTACAAGACTCGAAAAAGGCGGACGAATATCTTGCACTAGCACGCACTTTGCCCGGCTACGGTGATATCGTCTTTCCACATTGTGCATGTGACAGTCGTAAGGAGGGCCATGTGGTACCGGCAGTAGGCATGAAAAGCTTCCGATTGCATGCCTGTAGGGAAGACGGTGCACTCGAGGCACAAACCGTAGAGTTGCAGTGGGCTACAATCTCACGTTGGGAAAGTGACGAGGAATCGATGGCGTTTTGTTTCCAGTACAGCCGCTCGGACAAACCGCCGCGATGGGTTAAAGTTTTTACACCATAC CACGCATTCTTGGCCGACTGCTTCGATAGGATAATGGAGGAACGAGCATGGGACGACACAGGAGAGTAA
- the LOC120950798 gene encoding tyrosine-protein phosphatase non-receptor type 9 isoform X1 encodes MKKKNKITIMDLILLWALKAVKQFIDRINSSSNDPNRKAVTPAIATRFLLARKYDITRAMALYEQHELIRQREGLYGFDPQTEPLRTELETGKFTILPGRDASGAAIALFTANLHYPMTVTHKTTLQGVVYQLDVALQSSETQKAGLVFIYDMSTSKYSNFDYDLSQKILTLLKGGYPARLKKVLIVTAPLWFKAPFKILRLFVREKLRERVFTVSIPQLSLHVPRESLPVRLGGTLEVDHSSWLLHCYKSMTNREDEIIATAGQQQQQPQTSQSNSTDLNGVIGASPVMGSAGIAAIAAGTGTLDTHHSLTGVVGSELVDVEFVNSHNHRVSPENGAEVEDHLNVEDISNIAVVGANQHLPANHAGHVGHQNHHTTSELWTENPPSSASSGFSDDDSLAGAEGDPKTIEQIVQMVRERGKMGLIREYTEIKARAPDGTFTHAKLRNNLAKNRYTDVLCYDHSRVVLSQEEDDPATDYINANFVDGYKQKNAYISTQGPLPKTSYDFWRMVWEQHCLLIVMTTRVMERGRAKCGQYWEPTEGGLAEYGSFRLRTMSIETNEDYTVVELEIRNIKTDEVRCVSHWQFTSWPDYGVPSSAKAMLNFLQRAREKQAEMVRALGDLWAGHPRGPPIVVHCSAGIGRTGTFITLDICISRLEDVGTADIKGTVEKIRSQRAYSIQMPDQYVFCHLALIEYALSRSMLQSVDLSEFDDRDEESD; translated from the exons GCCGTAAAACAGTTCATCGATCGAATCAACAGCTCTAGCAACGACCCAAACCGAAAGGCGGTGACACCGGCAATTGCAACCCGATTCCTCTTGGCACGAAAATATGACATCACTCGCGCAATGGCACTTTACGAGCAGCATGAACTAATACGGCAACGGGAAGGGTTGTATGGATTTGATCCACAAACAGAACCGCTTCGAACAGAGCTGGAGACGGGCAAATTCACGATTTTG CCGGGCCGGGATGCCAGTGGGGCAGCAATCGCCCTGTTCACTGCCAATCTTCACTATCCAATGACCGTGACCCATAAAACAACTCTTCAGGGTGTTGTATATCAGCTAGACGTAGCTTTACAGAGCAGCGAGACACAGAAAGCTGGTTTAGTATTCATATATGATATGAGTACTTCGAAGTATTCCAATTTTGATTACGATTTATCGCAGAAAATCCTCACACTGCTAAAG GGCGGTTATCCTGCAAGATTGAAAAAGGTCCTTATCGTAACAGCTCCGCTTTGGTTTAAAGCACCTTTCAAAATTCTAAGGTTGTTCGTGCGAGAGAAATTGCGGGAACGTGTCTTCACCGTATCAATACCGCAGCTTAGTTTACATGTTCCTAGGGAATCTCTTCCAGTTCGGTTAGGTGGCACTCTAGAAGTCGATCATTCCTCATG GTTATTGCATTGTTACAAATCGATGACGAATCGTGAAGACGAAATTATTGCAACAGCgggccagcaacagcagcagccacaaacATCTCAGTCCAACTCCACGGATCTTAATGGAGTGATTGGTGCGAGTCCCGTAATGGGTAGCGCGGGCATTGCGGCGATAGCTGCTGGAACAGGTACACTGGACACTCATCATTCTCTAACTGGTGTTGTTGGCTCGGAACTAGTGGACGTAGAATTTGTGAATTCTCATAACCATCGAGTGTCTCCTGAAAATGGCGCCGAGGTGGAGGATCACTTAAATGTGGAGGATATTAGCAACATAGCAGTTGTGGGTGCAAATCAACATCTTCCGGCAAATCATGCAGGCCATGTTGGACATCAAAATCACCATACAACCAGTGAGCTTTGGACAGAAAACCCTCCGAGTAGCGCTTCGTCTGGCTTTAGCGACGATGACAGTTTGGCCGGGGCAGAAGGAGACCCTAAAACGATCGAGCAAATTGTGCAGATGGTTCGTGAAAGGGGAAAAATGGGTTTAATCCGCGAATATACCGAAATAAAAGCCCGCGCTCCAGATGGTACCTTTACGCATGCAAA GTTAAGAAATAACCTAGCAAAGAATCGATACACGGATGTGCTGTGTTACGACCACAGTCGCGTAGTACTGTCTCAGGAAGAGGATGATCCCGCGACGGATTATATCAACGCGAATTTCGTCGACGGTTATAAGCAAAAGAATGCATATATCTCCACACAGGGTCCGCTGCCAAAAACGTCGTACGATTTTTGGCGCATGGTCTGGGAACAGCACTGTTTGCTGATCGTCATGACGACTCGGGTAATGGAGCGGGGCCGCGCCAAGTGTGGACAGTATTGGGAACCGACCGAAGGCGGTTTGGCGGAGTATGGTTCATTTCGATTGCGAACAATGTCGATAGAAACTAACGAAGATTATACAGTGGTGGAGTTGGAAATAAGAAATATTAAG ACTGATGAGGTAAGATGCGTATCGCATTGGCAGTTTACCAGTTGGCCCGATTACGGAGTGCCGTCGTCGGCGAAAGCTATGCTAAACTTTCTACAGCGTGCCCGTGAAAAGCAAGCAGAGATGGTCCGTGCGCTAGGCGATCTTTGGGCCGGTCATCCCAGAGGTCCACCTATAGTGGTTCATTGCAGTGCCGGGATCGGTCGAACGGGAACATTCATCACGTTGGACATATGCATATCGCGCCTCGAAGATGTCGGTACGGCCGATATCAAGGGCACGGTGGAAAAAATTCGATCACAACGGGCCTACTCAATACAAATGCCGGACCAATACGTATTTTGTCATTTAGCACTGATTGAGTATGCTCTTTCACGCTCAATGCTACAGTCGGTGGACCTTTCGGAGTTCGACGATCGAGACGAAGAATCCGATTAG
- the LOC120950801 gene encoding sorting nexin-27 isoform X1, translated as MEAKNGKSGPTTTIPVASSGGGGCSVTATVKNGVKENPNGPRVVTIYKTETGFGFNVRGQVSEGGQLRSINGELYAPLQHVSAVLDNGAAEQAGIKKGDRILEVNHVNVEGATHKQVVDLIKSGGDTLTLTVISVTQQEAERLEPTEDPGGYSYIDYSEKRSLPISIPDYNIIHRGNERYVVFNIHMAGRQLCSRRYREFSNLHQQLKKEFSGFSFPKMPGKWPFQLNEQQLDARRRGLEQYLEKVCAVRVIAESDAVQEFLTDTVDDLAASPVDIKIMLPDHAVVTVSVRKSANAQLVWEQLVQRANLTSYTQQYFYLFEIVEYNFERKLQPHEIPHQLYVQNYSTASSTCLCVRRWLFSIEREMSLPAGEQAAKFIFYQAVDEVNRSNIRADGRLYELKALQDSKKADEYLALARTLPGYGDIVFPHCACDSRKEGHVVPAVGMKSFRLHACREDGALEAQTVELQWATISRWESDEESMAFCFQYSRSDKPPRWVKVFTPYHAFLADCFDRIMEERAWDDTGE; from the exons ATGGAagcgaaaaatggcaaatctGGTCCTACAACCACAATCCCTGTCGCATCGTCGGGTGGTGGGGGGTGCAGTGTTACCGCGACGGTCAAGAATGGGGTGAAGGAAAACCCGAACGGTCCCCGGGTGGTGACCATCTACAAGACGGAAACCGGTTTCGGGTTTAACGTCCGCGGACAAGTCAGCGAGGGTGGGCAGCTGCGATCAATCAACGGCGAGCTGTATGCACCACTGCAACACGTCAGTGCTGTTTTGGATAACGGGGCCGCGGAACAGGCTGGCATTAAAAAGGGCGATCGAATCCTGGAAGT CAATCATGTGAACGTGGAAGGTGCTACTCACAAGCAGGTGGTGGATCTCATCAAATCCGGTGGCGATACTCTAACGTTGACCGTCATATCAGTCACACAGCAA GAGGCGGAACGTCTTGAACCGACGGAAGACCCCGGCGGATATTCATACATCGACTATTCGGAAAAACGTAGCCTGCCCATTAGTATTCCGGATTACAACATCATTCATCGTGGGAACGAGCGATACGTTGTTTTCAATATCCATATGGCTGGTCGGCAGTTGTGCTCACGACGGTATCGCGAATTCTCAAACCTACATCAACAGCTAAAGAAGGAATTTTCCGGCTTCAGCTTTCCCAAAATGCCCGGCAAGTGGCCGTTCCAGCTAAACGAGCAGCAACTGGACGCCCGCCGACGTGGGCTGGAGCAGTATTTGGAAAAAGTCTGCGCCGTACGGGTGATTGCGGAAAGTGACGCAGTCCAAGAATTTCTCACCGACACTGTAGATGATCTGGCAGCGTCACCAGTCGATATTAAAATAATGCTACCCGATCATGCCGTTGTAACGGTGTCGGTGCGAAAGTCGGCGAATGCACAGCTCGTGTGGGAGCAGCTGGTGCAGCGAGCCAATCTGACCTCTTACACTCAGCAATATTTTTACCTTTTCGAAATTGTCGAGTACAATTTTGAGCGTAAGTTACAACCCCACGAAATTCCTCATCAGTTGTACGTGCAAAACTACAGTACGGCTTCCAGCACGTGTCTTTGCGTAAGGCGATGGCTGTTTTCTATAGAGCGAGAAATGTCGCTTCCTGCCGGCGAGCAGGCAGCGAAGTTCATTTTCTATCAG GCCGTCGATGAGGTGAATCGCAGCAATATTCGTGCAGATGGACGTTTGTATGAGCTGAAAGCGCTACAAGACTCGAAAAAGGCGGACGAATATCTTGCACTAGCACGCACTTTGCCCGGCTACGGTGATATCGTCTTTCCACATTGTGCATGTGACAGTCGTAAGGAGGGCCATGTGGTACCGGCAGTAGGCATGAAAAGCTTCCGATTGCATGCCTGTAGGGAAGACGGTGCACTCGAGGCACAAACCGTAGAGTTGCAGTGGGCTACAATCTCACGTTGGGAAAGTGACGAGGAATCGATGGCGTTTTGTTTCCAGTACAGCCGCTCGGACAAACCGCCGCGATGGGTTAAAGTTTTTACACCATAC CACGCATTCTTGGCCGACTGCTTCGATAGGATAATGGAGGAACGAGCATGGGACGACACAGGAGAGTAA
- the LOC120950798 gene encoding tyrosine-protein phosphatase non-receptor type 9 isoform X2, producing MAQEAAVKQFIDRINSSSNDPNRKAVTPAIATRFLLARKYDITRAMALYEQHELIRQREGLYGFDPQTEPLRTELETGKFTILPGRDASGAAIALFTANLHYPMTVTHKTTLQGVVYQLDVALQSSETQKAGLVFIYDMSTSKYSNFDYDLSQKILTLLKGGYPARLKKVLIVTAPLWFKAPFKILRLFVREKLRERVFTVSIPQLSLHVPRESLPVRLGGTLEVDHSSWLLHCYKSMTNREDEIIATAGQQQQQPQTSQSNSTDLNGVIGASPVMGSAGIAAIAAGTGTLDTHHSLTGVVGSELVDVEFVNSHNHRVSPENGAEVEDHLNVEDISNIAVVGANQHLPANHAGHVGHQNHHTTSELWTENPPSSASSGFSDDDSLAGAEGDPKTIEQIVQMVRERGKMGLIREYTEIKARAPDGTFTHAKLRNNLAKNRYTDVLCYDHSRVVLSQEEDDPATDYINANFVDGYKQKNAYISTQGPLPKTSYDFWRMVWEQHCLLIVMTTRVMERGRAKCGQYWEPTEGGLAEYGSFRLRTMSIETNEDYTVVELEIRNIKTDEVRCVSHWQFTSWPDYGVPSSAKAMLNFLQRAREKQAEMVRALGDLWAGHPRGPPIVVHCSAGIGRTGTFITLDICISRLEDVGTADIKGTVEKIRSQRAYSIQMPDQYVFCHLALIEYALSRSMLQSVDLSEFDDRDEESD from the exons GCCGTAAAACAGTTCATCGATCGAATCAACAGCTCTAGCAACGACCCAAACCGAAAGGCGGTGACACCGGCAATTGCAACCCGATTCCTCTTGGCACGAAAATATGACATCACTCGCGCAATGGCACTTTACGAGCAGCATGAACTAATACGGCAACGGGAAGGGTTGTATGGATTTGATCCACAAACAGAACCGCTTCGAACAGAGCTGGAGACGGGCAAATTCACGATTTTG CCGGGCCGGGATGCCAGTGGGGCAGCAATCGCCCTGTTCACTGCCAATCTTCACTATCCAATGACCGTGACCCATAAAACAACTCTTCAGGGTGTTGTATATCAGCTAGACGTAGCTTTACAGAGCAGCGAGACACAGAAAGCTGGTTTAGTATTCATATATGATATGAGTACTTCGAAGTATTCCAATTTTGATTACGATTTATCGCAGAAAATCCTCACACTGCTAAAG GGCGGTTATCCTGCAAGATTGAAAAAGGTCCTTATCGTAACAGCTCCGCTTTGGTTTAAAGCACCTTTCAAAATTCTAAGGTTGTTCGTGCGAGAGAAATTGCGGGAACGTGTCTTCACCGTATCAATACCGCAGCTTAGTTTACATGTTCCTAGGGAATCTCTTCCAGTTCGGTTAGGTGGCACTCTAGAAGTCGATCATTCCTCATG GTTATTGCATTGTTACAAATCGATGACGAATCGTGAAGACGAAATTATTGCAACAGCgggccagcaacagcagcagccacaaacATCTCAGTCCAACTCCACGGATCTTAATGGAGTGATTGGTGCGAGTCCCGTAATGGGTAGCGCGGGCATTGCGGCGATAGCTGCTGGAACAGGTACACTGGACACTCATCATTCTCTAACTGGTGTTGTTGGCTCGGAACTAGTGGACGTAGAATTTGTGAATTCTCATAACCATCGAGTGTCTCCTGAAAATGGCGCCGAGGTGGAGGATCACTTAAATGTGGAGGATATTAGCAACATAGCAGTTGTGGGTGCAAATCAACATCTTCCGGCAAATCATGCAGGCCATGTTGGACATCAAAATCACCATACAACCAGTGAGCTTTGGACAGAAAACCCTCCGAGTAGCGCTTCGTCTGGCTTTAGCGACGATGACAGTTTGGCCGGGGCAGAAGGAGACCCTAAAACGATCGAGCAAATTGTGCAGATGGTTCGTGAAAGGGGAAAAATGGGTTTAATCCGCGAATATACCGAAATAAAAGCCCGCGCTCCAGATGGTACCTTTACGCATGCAAA GTTAAGAAATAACCTAGCAAAGAATCGATACACGGATGTGCTGTGTTACGACCACAGTCGCGTAGTACTGTCTCAGGAAGAGGATGATCCCGCGACGGATTATATCAACGCGAATTTCGTCGACGGTTATAAGCAAAAGAATGCATATATCTCCACACAGGGTCCGCTGCCAAAAACGTCGTACGATTTTTGGCGCATGGTCTGGGAACAGCACTGTTTGCTGATCGTCATGACGACTCGGGTAATGGAGCGGGGCCGCGCCAAGTGTGGACAGTATTGGGAACCGACCGAAGGCGGTTTGGCGGAGTATGGTTCATTTCGATTGCGAACAATGTCGATAGAAACTAACGAAGATTATACAGTGGTGGAGTTGGAAATAAGAAATATTAAG ACTGATGAGGTAAGATGCGTATCGCATTGGCAGTTTACCAGTTGGCCCGATTACGGAGTGCCGTCGTCGGCGAAAGCTATGCTAAACTTTCTACAGCGTGCCCGTGAAAAGCAAGCAGAGATGGTCCGTGCGCTAGGCGATCTTTGGGCCGGTCATCCCAGAGGTCCACCTATAGTGGTTCATTGCAGTGCCGGGATCGGTCGAACGGGAACATTCATCACGTTGGACATATGCATATCGCGCCTCGAAGATGTCGGTACGGCCGATATCAAGGGCACGGTGGAAAAAATTCGATCACAACGGGCCTACTCAATACAAATGCCGGACCAATACGTATTTTGTCATTTAGCACTGATTGAGTATGCTCTTTCACGCTCAATGCTACAGTCGGTGGACCTTTCGGAGTTCGACGATCGAGACGAAGAATCCGATTAG